Proteins from one Corticium candelabrum chromosome 4, ooCorCand1.1, whole genome shotgun sequence genomic window:
- the LOC134178161 gene encoding ribosome biogenesis protein bop1-B-like — translation MAASDSEESYFSGLEEEDSSASGEESEDQETVSARHGDEEEESGNEETSGVDEGEGEGEDDDEELDDIRQQMTDNVFGDNGQTRDIQTDDVADSSDEETLNPVGDIPMEWYNDYPHIGYDLLGKKIMKPATTDELDRFLAKMDDPNWNRTVQDKTTGRDIVLTDEEVDMIQRIQTGRFPSGYDPYAPYVDWFSGDTMLHPLVDKPPVKKNFVPSKWEHKRIMKIVRAIRNGWIKPKKTDHEKPRYYLLWDKQDQESKKHPMHIPAPKMKLPGHEESYNPPAEFLPTDEEKKKWEEAHPDDRTRNFLPQKYSNLRSVPGYRNFISERFERCLDLYLCPRQRKFRVNIDPEDLIPKLPKPRELQPFPTSVGIVYEGHTDVVRTIDCDPTGEWLASGGHDCQVCFWEVSTGRCMKSLNLPFKVCSIAWCPNPIITLVAIACESIVFIVNPMLGGHQLYGATDLLISKFGGEEQGPGSSGLSELVTWSTCSGSDVTDGRRLSLQHKHVVKQVVWHGKGDYFATVMPDGGNSAVLIHQLSKRRTQNPFSKMKGPVQRVLFHPTRPHFFVATQRYIKVYNLQKQELTKKLITGVKWISSLDVHPQGDNVIMGSYDQHLCWFDLDLSAKPYKTMRHHKKAVRQVVYHRRYPLFASCSDDGTVVVFHGMVYSDLMQNPLIVPVKILHAHKVVGQLGVLDCVFHPTQPWIFSSGADYTVKLFT, via the exons ATGGCTGCGTCTGATAGCGAAGAATCGTATTTTTCTGGCTTAGAGGAAGAAGAC AGTTCAGCATCTGGAGAGGAAAGTGAGGATCAAGAGACTGTTAGCGCGCGTCATGGAGACGAAGAGGAAGAGTCTGGAAATGAGGAGACGAGTGGTGTGGATGAAGGAGAAGGAGAGGGAGAAGACGATGATGAAGAATTGGATGATATCAGGCAGCAAATGACAGACAACGTGTTTGgtgacaatggacagacacgagacatacaaacagacgacGTTGCTGATTCTAGTGATGAA GAGACATTAAATCCAGTGGGCGACATTCCAATGGAATGGTACAACGACTACCCACACATTGGTTACGACTTGCTCGGAAAGAAAATCATGAAACCGGCTACGACGGACGAGCTTGACAGATTTCTTGCTAAAATGGATGATCCAAACTGGAATCGGACCGTTCAGGACAAAACAACTGGTAGAGACATCGTACTGACGGATGAGGAGGTGGATATGATACAGAGGATACAGACGGGGAGATTTCCTAGTGGATATGATCCGTATGCTCCGTATGTTGACTGGTTTAGTGGTGATACAATGTTACATCCGTTGGTTGATAAACCTCCTGTTAAGAAAAACTTTGTGCCATCGAAATGGGAGCACAAAAGG ATCATGAAAATTGTAAGGGCCATTCGTAATGGTTGGATCAAGCCTAAGAAGACTGACCATGAGAAGCCACGTTATTACCTGCTCTGGGACAAACAAGACCAAGAGTCAAAGAAACATCCAATGCACATTCCAGCTCCCAAGATGAAACTTCCAGGCCATGAAGAGTCATACAACCCACCAGCGGAATTCTTGCCAACCGACGAGGAAAAGAAGAAATGGGAAGAGGCACACCCGGATGATAGAACAAGGAACTTTCTACCACAAAA ATATTCAAATCTTCGCTCGGTTCCAGGTTATCGCAATTTCATTTCAGAGAGATTTGAACGATGCCTTGATCTCTACTTGTGTCCaagacaaagaaaatttaGA GTCAACATTGACCCTGAAGATTTGATACCAAAGTTGCCCAAACCGAGAGAACTGCAGCCATTTCCGACGTCTGTAGGAATT GTGTATGAAGGGCACACGGATGTTGTCAGGACTATTGACTGTGATCCAACAGGAGAATGGCTTGCTTCag GCGGTCACGACTGTCAGGTTTGCTTCTGGGAAGTCAGCACTGGTCGATGCATGAAGTCGCTAAACTTACCATTCAAAGTGTGCAGCATTGCTTGGTGTCCAAACCCAATTATAACACTCGTTGCCATTGCATG CGAGAGTATCGTATTCATTGTCAATCCAATGTTGGGGGGCCATCAACTCTATGGTGCAACTgacttattgatatcaaaatttgGTGGTGAAGAACAAG gTCCCGGCTCATCTGGATTGTCTGAGTTGGTCACATGGTCTACTTGCTCTGGTTCTGATGTTACTGACGGACGACGACTTTCACTGCAGCATAAACAC GTTGTCAAACAAGTTGTGTGGCACGGAAAAGGCGACTACTTTGCAACAGTAATGCCTGATG GTGGAAACAGTGCTGTTCTTATTCATCAGTTGTCGAAGAGGCGAACTCAG AATCCATTTAGCAAGATGAAGGGTCCAGTTCAGCGAGTTCTCTTCCATCCAACAAGACCTCATTTCTTTGTTGCT ACTCAACGTTACATCAAAGTTTACAACTTGCAGAAGCAGGAACTGACGAAGAAGCTGATCACTGGCGTTAAGTGGATTTCCAGTTTGGATGTTCATCCTCAAG GAGACAATGTTATTATGGGCAGTTATGATCAACATCTGTGTTGGTTTGATCTCGATTTGTCAGCAAAACCGTACAAAACGATGAG ACATCACAAGAAGGCTGTTCGGCAGGTTGTGTATCATCGGCGTTATCCTTTGTTTGCTTCGTGCAGCGATGATGGGACGGTCGTTGTGTTTCATGGAATGGTTTATAG CGATCTAATGCAGAACCCCTTGATTGTTCCTGTCAAGATTCTACACGCTCACAAAGTGGTTGGTCAGCTAG GCGTATTGGACTGCGTGTTTCATCCTACGCAACCTTGGATATTTAGCTCTGGAGCTGATTATACTGTCAAACTATTTACATAG